Below is a genomic region from Indicator indicator isolate 239-I01 chromosome 2, UM_Iind_1.1, whole genome shotgun sequence.
CTGGGCCTGCATTTCACAGCAACCGAACTTGCTCAGCAGGATGAAGAAATCCCTGCGGAAAGTCTTGGTGAAGATGGCGTAGAGGAAAGGGTTAGCGCAGGAATTAATGGGGTAGAAGAGAACCAGAAGGATCTTGGATTTGGACACTGTGATGAGAGGCACCTTCAGCGAGGCTGATATTGCAAAGAAAGAAATCGGTGCCATGCAGAGGAAATCCGTGAAGATGAGTACGGCCATGCGCTTGGCGATCTTGGTGTCGCTGTTGGAAGCGATGACGTTGGGGTTTCTGACGGTGAAGTAGATGCAGATGTAGCAGGCACAGATAGTCACAAAGGCAAGCACGTTCAGCACCAGCAGAAAGATAACGTAAGCCTGAGAAAACGGCGTCTCTATATCCATGGGCAAACAAATGCTGACCTTCATGTAGCTGCTGACTCCAAAGATGGGCAGCAGTGCCACGGTGAAAGCAAACGCCCAGCCGACACCCATGATGAGGACGGCGTGGCGGAAGCGGACCTTGCGGTCCAGCTGCATGGCGTAGGTGATGGTGTGCCACCTCTCCAGGGTGATCACAGTCAGGGTGTAGACCGAGAGCTCGCTCGCAAACACCGTAAAAAACCCTGCAGCGTTGCATCCCGCCCCGGTTTGCCAGTCAATGGCGTAGTTGTAATACTGACTTTTGGTCTGGATATCGACGGAGGCGATGAACAAGAGGTAGATCCCTATGCAGAGGTCGGCAAGAGCGAGGTTGCACATCAGAAAGCGAGGCACGGTGAGCTTGTACTGGCTGCTGATTAAAATAATGAGGACAACGATGTTCCCGGTGATGGCTAAAATGCTGATAAACCATATCAGGACTCTCAGGATGTTGTACCCCATGATGTCTTCACACGGATTGAAAGCGTCGGGCTTAGGCGAGCAAGCTACATTGACTACCTCGTTGCATAGACCGTAGTCAAATTCGTTCTCTGCTGGGTCAGATCCTAGGCCGTAGCTGGAAATGTCATCTTCAGCTGCAAACTGCCTGTGTGGCCTATTCCCAGCTTGCTCCCTGAGGTCTCGCTTGGCCTGAGATATGCTACATATCGGATGCAACTCGGTGCTGAAATTGTAAAAGGAGTAGAGTCGGAAACAAAAAGACGAGACGGGAGTTATACAACAAAGACAAAATCGTCCCACTGCTGTCAACAGCTCAGTTTTTCTGCTTAGCTGActatgcagactaccctggaGCTGGAAATAATAGCCTGGCTGGCCCCTATTTATAAAATACTCTATGAAAGTCTAAATTACTTGGAAACATCATACACtgtaaggaaaaggaaagcctaaTTTTGCCTTACTAACATTCACGATGCAGTTGTCCACCTGGGTAATGCATTCTGTGAGAAGCCTCCCTTCTTTCAACTAAATTTCTCACTTAAGCTGTCATCAACAAGCAGATTCTTGCATGAGGGAAATATGTGATGATGAATTCTGATGGTAGACTGAACCTTGAAGAATGAGTCGATTCAGCTCTGCCCATAGGAGCCTCTACAGTCATAATAATGCTACTAGCCCTTAGTATTACTCTCAAATTCTCATTTTCCTGGAGTTCTTGACAGTTAGTGTGCCGTGTTCTAGCTTGTAGTTCCTGTCAGGGCATAGAACAGCTTCAGTTTGTGTCAGTCAATTCAAGGATCTCATATCAGATTGGTAACACAAGTAAAGCATCAATAGGCTTTTGCAGGCATCCAGATGGGACATGGAAGCCCAGATGCCAACACAGATATGAACACAAGACACGGTAGAAcattttacttccaaactgTTTGTCAAGGAAAATGGGTTAGAAACCAAGGGAAGCGCAGTCAAGCCAAgacacaccaaaccaaaccttaCCAAACCAAACTAgaacaaaccacaccaaactaaaccaaattaCACCATACCAAACTAACTAAATCATACcataccaaaccaaaataaccaAATCACACCAACGAAACCACACCATACCAAACTAACCAAACGGCACCATACCAAACTAACCAAACCATACCATACCAAACCACACCAAGCtaaccaaaccacaccaaactAACTAAATCATACcataccaaaccaaaataaccaAATCACACCAACGAAACCACACCATACCAAACTAACCAAATGGCACCATACCAAACTAACCAAACCATACCAtaccaaaccacaccaaactAACCAAACCACTCcataccaaaccaaactaaccaAACCACACCATACAGCACCATACCAAACTAACCAAATGGCACCATACCAATCTGCACCATACCAAAATAACCAAATGATATCATACCAAACTAAACCCAACCATACCAAAGCAAACTAATCCAAATCACACCACGCCATACAAAA
It encodes:
- the FSHR gene encoding follicle-stimulating hormone receptor encodes the protein MKEMGTDVKAGMSPVLPWLLVLLVGCSGSQRHTCRCTGRVFICQESKVVQVPREIPSNTTELRFVLTKMRVIPKGAFAGLGDLEKIEISQNDALEVIEANVFSSLPKLHEIRIEKANNLVYIDQDAFQHLPSLRYLLISNTGLRFLPVLHKVHSFQKVLLDIQDNINICTIERNSFVGLSSESVILWLNKNGIREIENHAFNGTYLDELNLSDNHNLEKLPNEVFHGANGPVVLDISRTRISFLPSHGLELIKKLRARSTSNLKKLPDLSKFRSLIEANLTYPSHCCAFANWKRQNTELHPICSISQAKRDLREQAGNRPHRQFAAEDDISSYGLGSDPAENEFDYGLCNEVVNVACSPKPDAFNPCEDIMGYNILRVLIWFISILAITGNIVVLIILISSQYKLTVPRFLMCNLALADLCIGIYLLFIASVDIQTKSQYYNYAIDWQTGAGCNAAGFFTVFASELSVYTLTVITLERWHTITYAMQLDRKVRFRHAVLIMGVGWAFAFTVALLPIFGVSSYMKVSICLPMDIETPFSQAYVIFLLVLNVLAFVTICACYICIYFTVRNPNVIASNSDTKIAKRMAVLIFTDFLCMAPISFFAISASLKVPLITVSKSKILLVLFYPINSCANPFLYAIFTKTFRRDFFILLSKFGCCEMQAQMYRTETSSSAHNFHTRNGHCPPASKNSEGTTYTLVPLNHLN